A segment of the Candidatus Bathyarchaeia archaeon genome:
AATATAGGGATATATTGAACAAGATGATGAACGATGAATTGAGGCATATGGAACTGGTCAAAGGAATCTTGGAAATCCTTGGCTAAACGTATGGGATCACTCCATAGCAAGTGGGGCCCCAGCCCAGTGGACGCAATCAACCCCCTCAATAAGCCCATTGCTTGCCCCTCTCTATGTAATCCACCGGATCCACCTCTTGGATCCGCGCCCTATCCACATCTATTATCAATATCATATGGAGGCGAGCGTTCCTTATCTCCTCAATGCTCACCGGTGGATTTTTGTAATATAGGTCGCAAAGCCTCTTTATCTCCCCTATCTCCTCATCCGACCTATACCTGGGGGGCTTTATCAGGGTATCGGGGATCTGCATTATGTAATGGGGTGGCGCGGCCAATCCGAATTTTGTGGCGAACCCGCTATAGCGGGTTATCTTGCTGGCGATCCTAGCCTTGCAATAGGTCAGGGGGTCGAGCGCGTGCTCCGGCGGTATATAGCCCGTTTCGACTTCAACGATCAGGGAGCCCAAGCCCTTAGAGGCGTAGATATCGCAGGATATACCGTCCAATAAACGTTCTACATCCACCTCGTAGCCCGATAGGAGCAAGTGCTTTGCGCATATGAGCTCCATTGCCGAATGGTTTATCTTCACGACGTTCTTCATATGGAGGCGGATCAGCTTATCCTTGAGGCCCCTCAGCTTTTCCCTAACCTCCTCATTCAAGCCCCCGCTCAGCCTTTCGAGCAGAAGGCTCAAGTCCGACTCGAATGGCTCCAACTCTCGCCTCATCCGCGATCAAGAAAATTGATTGAAAAGATATAAAAAATTCGGCAGAAAGGCTTTTATTTTCTTCTTGCTCCCCGAAACTTGGGGGAAGCAAGCTTCGAGCGCATAGCGTCGAGGCGATGAGCGATGGGATCAAAGCGGCGGAAGGTTCCATCGCGTTAAAGACATCGCCCCGATGGGCCGCGAATGCGCTGGAGGCTTAGACCCCCATTAATTCCCAATACCTCGTAATTAAATTTTGAGCCTCCAAACCCCCGCCCCTGATAAATCGCAATTGGTTTTTATACCGGCGAGATGATTACCACAACCAGCCTGCGATATGCGGGGGCATTCTTCGATATGGGGAAAGCCAATCAAGCCGTCTTGAGGGTGAAGGACGCGGAGAAGAGGGACGTGGGCCGGGGGATCGCTAGGATGGATCCCAAGGTGGCGAGCGAGCTCGGCCTGGTCTCGGGCGACGTTATTGAGATAAATGGGAAGAGGAGGACCTTCGCTATCCATTGGCCGGGCCATCCCGAGGATTATGGAAAGGGCATCCTGAGGATCGACGGATATATCCGCAGGAACGCCGGAGTCGGGATAGACGATAAGGTGACGGTGGGCAAAGCCGATGCCAAAAGGGCCGAGAGGATAACCCTCAGCCCAACGCAACCGCTCAGGATCATCGGCGGCGAGGAGTATTTGGCCCAGCTACTCGAGGGGCGTGTAGTAACTAGGGGGGATACAGTCCCGATAAATATAATGGGCAGGAAGGTCGACTTGGTCGTCACGGCCACACAACCAGCCGCCAACGCCTTAATCGTCACGGCCGAGACACAAATAACCATCAGCGAGCAACCCAAAGCGGCCTTAGCGGTCCCGAAGATAACATATGAGGACATAGGCGGCCTCAAGGATGCCATCCAAAAGGTCAGAGAGATGATAGAGCTCCCGTTGAGGCATCCGGAGCTCTTCGAAAGGCTCGGGATAGAGGCCCCCAAGGGGATCCTCCTCTACGGTCCACCCGGGACCGGCAAAACGCTCTTGGCGAAGGCGGTCGCAAGCGAAACGAACGCGAATTTCATCCATATAGGCGGGCCGGAGATAATGAGCAAATACTATGGGGAGAGCGAGGAGAGGCTTAGAGAGATATTCAAGCAAGCCCAGGAGAACGCGCCGAGCATAATCTTCATCGATGAGATAGATTCGATAGCCCCGAAGAGGGAGGAGATCACGGGCGAGGTGGAGAAGAGAGTTGTTTCACAATTGTTGGCTCTGATGGATGGCTTAGAACCGAGGGGAAAGGTTGTTGTGATAGGCGCCACGAACAGGCCGAACGCGATCGATCCAGCCCTCAGGAGGCCTGGCAGGTTCGATAGGGAGATAGAGATAGGCGTGCCGGATAGGCAGGGAAGGCTGGAGATCCTTCAGATCCATACTAGGGGGATGCCGCTGGCCGAGGATGTGGATCTCGGGAAGCTGGCCGATATAACCCATGGCTTCGTTGGCGCGGATCTGGAGGCCCTTTGCAAGGAGGCCGCCATGAGGGCCCTGAGGAGGGTCCTGCCGAGCCTCGATTTGGAAGCGGAGAGCATACCGGCCGAAGTCCTCAATAAGATAACCGTTACGATGGGGGACTTCAACGAAGCCCTGAAGGACGTGGAGCCAAGCGCTATGAGGGAGGTCTTGG
Coding sequences within it:
- a CDS encoding CDC48 family AAA ATPase, whose translation is MGKANQAVLRVKDAEKRDVGRGIARMDPKVASELGLVSGDVIEINGKRRTFAIHWPGHPEDYGKGILRIDGYIRRNAGVGIDDKVTVGKADAKRAERITLSPTQPLRIIGGEEYLAQLLEGRVVTRGDTVPINIMGRKVDLVVTATQPAANALIVTAETQITISEQPKAALAVPKITYEDIGGLKDAIQKVREMIELPLRHPELFERLGIEAPKGILLYGPPGTGKTLLAKAVASETNANFIHIGGPEIMSKYYGESEERLREIFKQAQENAPSIIFIDEIDSIAPKREEITGEVEKRVVSQLLALMDGLEPRGKVVVIGATNRPNAIDPALRRPGRFDREIEIGVPDRQGRLEILQIHTRGMPLAEDVDLGKLADITHGFVGADLEALCKEAAMRALRRVLPSLDLEAESIPAEVLNKITVTMGDFNEALKDVEPSAMREVLVEVPQVKWSDIGDLSEVKEELREAIEWPLKYKELFDKTNTPPPKGVLLYGPPGTGKTLLAKAVATESEANFISIKGPELLSKWVGESERAVREIFRKAKQAAPCIIFMDEIDSIAPVRGGGYGDSHVTERVISQLLTELDGLEELRDVVVIAATNRPDIIDPALLRPGRFDKLLYVPLPDRDARREIFKIHLGKKPVAEDVDIEKLVNATEGYTGADIAAICNNAMMIAIKEYVAKCKDEEEIKKRIDELKIRPAHLEEAMKKVKPISKKELELYEEASARFMGRIR